GGTATTCTATTCCGTAAAGATGAGTAATAAAGAATCCGTGACACCCATCATTGCGTGCGCTTAGCAAAAGCCGCTTTGAGAACAGAATCAAGAAACCGAAGAACAAGCTTTATATATTCAAAAAATCGAATCATTTCCCAAGCACTCTAAAACTCGTTTTTAAAAATCCGAAACGAGTTTTTTGATTCTTAAAATTCGTTTCCCGGATTTTCCGCGGAATAATTCTCTCCGGAATCATCCTCGTTTTGATTTCTCCGACTTTGATTTTCGGATTCTGAATTTTGATTTTCTTCTCTTCTGTTAGGGCGTTCTTCCCGATTCTTCTGGAAATTTTTATTCCGATTTTTATTAGAACGAGAACCACCGCCGCCGCCATTGAATCTTTTCACCGGAATCGGTCTTTTTCTTACAGAAATTTCCCAGAAGAACGCGCTCTGAATCGCTTTTTCATCGTTTTCCGCAATCGCCCCGATCTTAAAGACCATAAACGCGTCATAAAAATAATCCTTCATACGGAAGAAATTATTCTGAGAGGACTTCTCGTCTTCGGTGCTTAAAAATCTTTGCTGGCTTGCGAAAATTTTGATCAAACGATCCTTGTCTTTTTTGGGAGTTTCGAGCCGATTGAAAATCGGTTCCAGACTGTTTTTAATCGCGGGAACCAAATGCATATTCTCTTTTTGTAATGCTTCCGAGGCAAGATCGGAAAAGATCAGGGAATAAAAGATATGAGGAGTCATCTCCTCCCTTTCGGTCAAAAGTTTATCCGCGATCGCGAGGCGTTTGCCTATATTGGTTTCCAAAAACTTTTCACCGAAATTGGAATTCCTCTTTCTTTCCTTTTCAAAGGCTTCCTTAAAAAGAACTTCGAGAAGTCCATGCTCCGCCATCCCTTGAAAGATCAGAGAAGTTTTCCAAGTACGGAAGATCTTATTGTATTCTTCCAACATTCTTGAACTGGAAGCCTTTTCCAGTTCCGCCTTATGTTTGCGGATCGCCTTCGAGGTCGTTTTTTCTATGTTCAACCCCAGAATTTCCGCAAACTTCACGGCACGCAACATCCTTACCGGATCTTCACGAAAAGAAATATCCGGATCTCCGATTACACGCAGTACTTTATTCCGAATATCTTCAAAACCGCCGACATAATCGATGATTGAATCGTTTCGTACATCATAATACAAAGAATTGATTGTAAAGTCTCTGCGAGCGG
The nucleotide sequence above comes from Leptospira weilii. Encoded proteins:
- the pcnB gene encoding polynucleotide adenylyltransferase PcnB, with amino-acid sequence MKFLSNLFKKKIGSVEDILSHPDGKRYYRDAHLIRKNMIDEDAVKIIHRLNKFGFKAYIVGGGVRDLLLGRKPKDFDVVTNATPNQIKKIFNNCRIIGRRFKIVHILFRGKVIEVSTFRSLPDYRLGKAVEDQDYLIKRDNKFGTPQEDAARRDFTINSLYYDVRNDSIIDYVGGFEDIRNKVLRVIGDPDISFREDPVRMLRAVKFAEILGLNIEKTTSKAIRKHKAELEKASSSRMLEEYNKIFRTWKTSLIFQGMAEHGLLEVLFKEAFEKERKRNSNFGEKFLETNIGKRLAIADKLLTEREEMTPHIFYSLIFSDLASEALQKENMHLVPAIKNSLEPIFNRLETPKKDKDRLIKIFASQQRFLSTEDEKSSQNNFFRMKDYFYDAFMVFKIGAIAENDEKAIQSAFFWEISVRKRPIPVKRFNGGGGGSRSNKNRNKNFQKNREERPNRREENQNSESENQSRRNQNEDDSGENYSAENPGNEF